A segment of the Lolium perenne isolate Kyuss_39 chromosome 3, Kyuss_2.0, whole genome shotgun sequence genome:
caagatgataAATTCTGTACGTAATTGCCATGCTTTAATGGTTAACTTTTATAGCGGCTAAATGTTCTAAAATACATAGTTAAAAAAAGTTCTGATATGTGTGTTCGTGTCACGCAGCGTGAGATTATTATCACTTATCGATgtcataccccccccccccccccccttaccCCTAGAAAAAGGTATTGGTGGTTCTAGTACCATTTCTATCACTCGGTTGTGCCGTGAATTTGCTACACCCCTCATCTACATACATCAGACTTCTTTATGTAAAAACACACTACAACAAAGTTTTGTTTCTTGTGCGCATACCACATCTCTCTCATCTCCTACACTTAGTGTTGTCAAATACCTCGTGATGTTGGAAGACAAGGCATTACCACTAGCATTAGCCAGATACTTATGTGACTTATAATAATAAACCAATACATAGATATCATAAACATGCTTCCAAAATACGAGAAACTATAAAGTTTTAACACAAAGGCAAAACGAATAACACATATCATCTCATACCATAATATCGACGACATGAATTACATCGACAACATTGTAATCATGTAGGGAAGCTCATACTGGCTAGAACAATGATCATACCTAGAGAGATTGGATCAAGTTACTATGACAAACCACAAGTCCAGATGGTCTACTACTTCCGTCTCACGGTGGAGAGCAAGGAGGATATGTtggtgaggaagaagatgaggcgGTCGGAGGCGATTCCAGAAGCGGTAGCCTCTCCAATCTTTCTCCGACGGTGGACTGCAGACCCTCTCTTTCGTGGATTTCTATCTCTGCTTCCTCCCATCATGACATCGCAATTGGGACCATTTGTATAGATGGTTATAGGTCAAGACGAAGAGATCGATGCAAAGATGGACGACAAAAGAGCAACGAGGGGCAATGGGACCCATTCATGTAGCAAGGGTATCTGGCTGCGTTGTGGCCCTCCATCTTGGCCCTCCCTCGGCTCTAGCTGAGGCCCAAGTGCTCCAGGTCTTTGTTTTCCATAAAAAATGCTAGAAAAAATATCAGGTCCCTTTGAGTTCATGAAAGTCCCTAAAAGTCAAAAATAAGAAAATAAGGTTTTTCTGTCGTGTAGGGTTGTAATACAAATAAAAGGTATCTTAAAGGAAAATCCCTAGAATCATTATATGAAGTAAAATTAAACAGTAGTCTCCAATATGCATAATAGTAAAATAATGTTGCATAATAGTAAATGAATAAGTACTATGTAGAATTGAACAAACTTGTATGTAGGATAAAAATGATTCATAATCAAGCTTATGTATTGAGAATTTGGTCCTAACATTTTGTCTTAGGATGGCTCTTTTAAGAAACTTCATTTTTATTGTAGAAAGGAAACACGGATTCAACATGGGTACGACACGTATATTCCAAATATAGATActtgatgaaatgcttaagatcaTTGTCCATCATAGTGTTGAGTTCCATTGCTCGTATCATAAGCATCTTTAATGGCTTGTATAACCTTTTTATGTCTCATATGTTATAACTTAaagatgacataagaagactagagTTTGACATGAATCTTTAGAGTATCTATTGTACCTTTGTACGAGTAGTCACACCTTGTTCACACCATCGTGTATATACCGATGACTTTTCATAATCAAATGACAAGAAGTTAAGTTCAATATGTTCTTAGCTGAAAAGGTCTACCACGTAAGTGTGGCTTCAGTTAATGGTCCAAAAACATTTCAAACTCAACTAAACAAATGACATATGCAACTTATTCCATAAAATATTTTTATGACATTTATTTCCATTTTCCTTTTACTTTTCATAATTATAATACCACCCTTCGTCGCTCTGTAGGAGTCAGCTAGTTCCCTCATCTTTGGTCATCATGGTGGCGTTCCCGTCAAAAATATTGCCTCCTTTTCCTCGAGTTGAATGTGCGAGTGCCGAAATCGCCATGTCAAGCTAGAATGACGACGAGAGCTCGAGACCGTGaattctagggttagggtttgttacCGATTTTGGATTTTCCGATTTAGCATCGATTACACTTGATTCCATTGCAATTTCTTGTCTGTTAGGACCTCATGAACATTGAATAAGCTCTAGACTTCATCGAAGACCCCACATTCAGCGGCATAGCAGTGGGTTGTCCCGAGGTGTGCTGTCCACAAGCTTGAGCCTGTCAAGTGTGTTGCATTTGAAGGAAACAACATTGTTAGCAGATTCTATCTTTGTTCTCTGCAAAATATAAGTCTTGTCATCTAATAAATGCAGGCTTCCAAACGCTTTCTAGGTAGACAACACTTCATTCAACAAAGTGGGGGAGAGTAATCAACTCATGCAACCACCTCTCATGCATGCAACCAAATGGGCTACACAACATGCCCAAATCGTGTTTTTGCCTAACCCTGCCCACCTTTGTACTGCAAAACCGCGCCAAAAAATAaatgcaggctaccaaacgctTCCTAGGTAGACAACACTTTATTCACTGAATCGGATAATCTAGAACTTACCAACGCATGGAATGGTGTGATTGAGATTTTGAGTCCCTACGATGTGATTCTTCCAAACTGCGTTCAGTTTGCACATCGAATTGGTAAAATTTGTTTCAGCATTGTCCGAGAGAGGAAAATAAGACGTCGCATAATTTAGCTAGACTTAGCTTTGATTATGATTTTGTGTTTTTATGGGTTGGTGATCCATCTCCATGTTTTTTAAGTCATGTAAATAATTGACGATCTATCTTTGTTGAGCAATGAATATAGTGAGCCTTAAGTTGAAAAAAAAATCCATCGGGCAATGAACTAAATCACCCCAAATCAACGTCAGTCGCACTAAGCCCTAGCCACAACCTATAAAAGAACCAAAATATGTGCCAAAATAAAATGTTGGCCATGACGTCTCAAATTCTCAAtgcagtctactggaggtgtagcaAGCGTGGGTCCGGACTCCCGAGATTCTCCATTCAACGAAACATCGATTAGGTCCTGATAAGTTTGTTTAAACGTTCGAGATTACGGGTTCAGAGGCAGCAATAACTGAGTAGTCACGCAGACAAAACGATTCGACTCTCTGATCGAAGAACCCTAAAAGAAACTTGTGGAAATTAAGCTCAATGATCTTCTTGCGGAAGGAGCCGCAGAGAGACATTTTTGGGACTACAAATACGAGCCGTTTAGTCAAGCAAATCACCATTCAATTACCACCTAAATATTATCCAGATCACTGGCACCACCGCTCAATCACAACCAAGAAAGAATGGGCGAGCCGGCCGTGAAGCTCATCGGCACATTCGGCAGCGGGTTCAGCCACCGTGTGGAGGTGGTCCTGAGGCTTAAGGTAGTTCCCTACGAGGTCGTCCTAGAAGTCCTGCGCAACAAGAGTGACCTGCTGCTCACGCACAATCCTGTCCACAAGATGATCCCCGTCCTCCTCCATGGAGACCGGCCGGCCATCTGCGAGTCCCTCGTCATCATCGAGTACGTTGACGAAGCCTTTGCCGGACCATCAATACTCCCCACCGACCCCCACAAGAGGGCCGAGGCCCGCTTCTGGGCTCGCTTCATTGATGAGAAGGTAAGCCAACAGCCCAGCAGAGGATCTCATTCTCTACACTGGTACAATGGTTATGAACATTGCTATGCAGTTTGCCAGGCCGTTCTGGATGTCGTTCTGGTCGACCGCCGATGTCGGCGGCAAGGTGCAGGAGGCCTTTGTGAATGAAGCCAAGGGGAACCTGCTGCTTTTGGAGGGCCAGCTGAACGGGAACAGTTTCTTCGGCGGCGACACCATGGGCCTCGTGGACATCGCCGCCGCCGGCCTTGCCCACTGGCTTGGCGTCTTCGAGGAGATCTGCGGGGTGACACTGGTCACCAACGAGGAGTTCCCCGGTCTCACCCGCTGGGCGAAAGCGTACGTCGAGGATGAGCACGTCAAGCAGTGCCTGCCGGAGAGGGGTCAGCTTGTTGCCATGTTCTCCGCATGCAGAGAGATGTTCCGAATGTTCAAAAAAAAGAGAGATGTTCCGAGCGATGGCGACAGCGCCGAAGTGATCGACTGATGCTCGGCGCGAGATGGTGAGAGTATGGTCGACATGCATGCTAGTAATAATGATCATGATGTGATGGAAATGTCGCCCATCTTCTTTATGTTGAGTTTTAACGCACCCATGTGCTTTGAAATAAAAGTATGGTGTTTGTGGTTCTTTGTCAGTGTACTAGCAGTAACATAAAACGTCCTATGTTAAAACTTGTCCTATGTTTGCTCTCCACGTAGTGAAATGGATGCTAACTCGCTGTCATGTCAGTGGGATAGATCATAGTAGGTTTCGAACTTAGTTACGAGATGTCAGCCGAATATCAAAGGTTAATTAAAGTGCAAGTTTGGGGCTGACCTATAGTATAATATGTTAAGGAAATCTAAATATCCTCTGCTGATGTTGGAACGCACAAGAGGCGAGCTGCTGCAAATCGCTTGGAGATGAAGTTATGCCAGGACCTCGAGCTGGGAGTGTGTCACCTGCTTTCCATAGACTAGTTTCTCCTCCTTATGCCTCGTTAGGTTCCTGTTCTGCTTCTTTCTTCGTTCTGGTTAAACCATCTCATGTTGGTGGAGTTCAGTTTGGCCTTGAGGTTGTaaactgggggggggggggggggggggggggggggggaccctTTGCTCTAAAAAAATCTAAATCTGTTTCAAGCTATATCACTGTGAAAAGTTTCTGGTCCGAACTGTGATTTTATAATTTCTGAAGAGGGTAAATGATTACAGATTCAAATTAATGATAGTTTAACTATACTAAAGGTGTTGAGTTGTGTGTTTGAAAATTTAATTCAATATGGTGAAACTTTTAAAATCTTCATCACTGAAATGAGACCTTTATAATATTATTACTCCACCAGGTAAACGCCATGTTATTACCTATATAAAAACTATAGGGGTTTGCTAAAACCATAAAGATTTGGGTACCGTTGA
Coding sequences within it:
- the LOC127340401 gene encoding probable glutathione S-transferase; amino-acid sequence: MGEPAVKLIGTFGSGFSHRVEVVLRLKVVPYEVVLEVLRNKSDLLLTHNPVHKMIPVLLHGDRPAICESLVIIEYVDEAFAGPSILPTDPHKRAEARFWARFIDEKFARPFWMSFWSTADVGGKVQEAFVNEAKGNLLLLEGQLNGNSFFGGDTMGLVDIAAAGLAHWLGVFEEICGVTLVTNEEFPGLTRWAKAYVEDEHVKQCLPERGQLVAMFSACREMFRMFKKKRDVPSDGDSAEVID